A region of Necator americanus strain Aroian chromosome I, whole genome shotgun sequence DNA encodes the following proteins:
- a CDS encoding hypothetical protein (NECATOR_CHRI.G2669.T1) yields the protein MFHLFEKGRRSQPSAIKPSRNFNEISGKGTVSERQCFIGNRFMVSRFKFGDTSLEDKPGKVRPLDFDDQAVHMAANCTPTAKLYLVLKRV from the coding sequence ATGTTCCACCTCTTCGAAAAAGGAAGGCGGTCACAGCCATCTGCCATCAAGCCATCTCGCAATTTCAATGAGATTTCCGGCAAAGGAACAGTTAGTGAAAGGCAATGTTTTATCGGAAATCGTTTCATGGTTTCTCGCTTCAAATTTGGCGACACTAGCCTGGAGGATAAGCCAGGAAAAGTACGACCACTGGATTTCGACGACCAGGCAGTGCACATGGCTGCAAACTGCACACCTACTGCGAAACTCTACTTAGTCCTGAAGCGAgtctaa
- a CDS encoding hypothetical protein (NECATOR_CHRI.G2670.T1) — protein MSSRIEIVLNNTRSDRLSPIATLSDVYDGRSRSAETDYAARQACRFSSCLARLVKTSLVFITERLQRAVVVEEEPPSDLLDKTVKNDSSTSLRMELKMSNLGSPYQRTWFRCAS, from the coding sequence ATGTCGTCCAGAATCGAAATAGTCTTGAACAACACGAGATCTGATCGCTTATCACCGATCGCCACACTATCTGACGTCTACGACGGTAGGTCTCGGAGTGCTGAGACAGATTATGCTGCCAGACAGGCATGCAGATTTTCCTCATGCTTAGCACGCCTTGTTAAGACAAGCTTAGTTTTCATCACAGAGCGTCTCCAACGTGCTGTCGTCGTGGAGGAGGAACCACCCAGTGACTTGCTTGACAAGACTGTGAAGAATGATAGTTCAACTAGTCTTCGAATGGAGTTGAAAATGTCGAATCTCGGAAGTCCCTACCAGAGAACGTGGTTCCGCTGTGCATCGTAG
- a CDS encoding hypothetical protein (NECATOR_CHRI.G2671.T2), whose translation MHMRRLWTVSGLLTLSPLGRRQSVYVAFGADPCSLGLKRSELSRDAERIRRRRTTRRTDVFATRMDQLGMASRGLVTVTHEDDVLQLSQPTQDENKIFAKKRKMQLDACSIKSEPCDDDVKSVCPSGELKLDCQFCGTSFESISELQTHTLRDHLPVPVPSLECQHCCAVLPSFAAFVLHMRGHLSDRDESKCPRCPLSFSDAQARLSHVISHFEVRKPLRFCMECGVSFSDSLSLGQHFMELHLKLQHLCTVCGQSCETQKEFTEHVLNHSNEATSLECGTCRVAFESRELLAMHVQLVHDREQPFDKTESAATMLRNGALLSPTIQKEIRILHCSVCDEKCYGEDALDEHRLFSHCKVPRSDACAACQAPLLTAEDFEKHTRMHTADLYMHCAVCRQSIRSETQLSLHCQFHMERRTDGEDSEQTCGICGKVLVNRYQLNVHLMEHDERRCCPHCLRPFALAQHLLTHVSEEHGEDQPLHSCEICEENFRFAVQLENHVLKHAAETKSRSNSNTPSPTELFPCQQCSMVFSSPSALLSHSRSHTESQRRCPLCGLSFNTASRFENHVRKHASTTNCVCQICGDGFASRDVLDLHMQVHKGNLELGAHNLLS comes from the exons ATGCATATGCGTCGCCTCTGGACCGTCAGTGGGCTGCTGACGTTGTCTCCCCTAGGTCGTCGGCAGAGCG TCTACGTTGCGTTTGGAGCAGATCCATGTTCACTCGGGCTGAAGCGGTCGGAGTTGtcaag agatgctgaACGCATTCGCCGGAGACGAACAACGAGGAGGACCGACGTGTTTGcaacacggatggaccagctgggTATGGCCTCGAGAGGACTCGTcaccgtcactcacgaag ATGATGTGCTTCAACTTTCGCAGCCGACTcaagatgaaaacaaaatattcgCGAAGAAGAG aaaaatgcagCTGGACGCATGTTCGATTAAGTCCGAGCCATGCGACGATGACGTGAAGTCGGTCTGCCCGAGCGGTGAGCTGAAACTCGACTGCCAATTCTGTGGGACGTCATTCGAATCGATATCTGAACTCCAAACACACACTCTTCGTGACCATCTGCCGGTG CCGGTGCCGTCACTGGAGTGCCAGCACTGCTGCGCGGTGCTGCCCTCGTTCGCCGCCTTTGTGCTTCACATGCGAGGTCATCTGAGTGATCGCGATGAATCCAAATGTCCTCGCTGTCCGTTGTCTTTCAGTGATGCTCAG GCTCGCCTCTCTCACGTGATATCGCACTTCGAAGTCCGCAAACCATTACGTTTTTGTATGGAATGCGGAGTCTCCTTCAGCGACAGCCTATCCCTGGGGCAACATTTCATGGAGCTACACCTCAAACTGCAACATCTCTGCACTGTATGTGGGCAGAGCTGCGAAACCCAAAAAGAATTCACG GAACACGTGCTGAATCACTCAAATGAGGCGACATCGCTAGAATGCGGCACTTGTCGGGTTGCGTTCGAAAGTAGGGAGTTATTAGCTATGCACGTGCAGCTCGTGCATGACAG AGAGCAGCCTTTTGATAAGACGGAATCTGCCGCCACTATGCTACGAAACGGAGCGTTGCTGAGCCCAACAATCCAGAAAGAG ATCCGAATACTTCACTGTTCCGTTTGTGATGAGAAATGTTACGGTGAAGATGCACTGGACGAGCATAGGCTCTTCAGTCACTGCAAG GTCCCTCGTTCGGATGCATGTGCCGCATGTCAAGCACCGCTGCTAACAGCCGAAGATTTTGAGAAGCACACTAGAATGCACACTGCCGATCTGTACATGCACTGTGCTGTATGTCG GCAGTCTATACGTAGTGAGACGCAATTATCTTTGCATTGTCAATTCCACATGGAAAGAAGAACTGATGGTGAAGATAGTGAACAAACATGCGGAATATGTGGAAAG GTGCTTGTGAATCGCTACCAGCTGAATGTGCATTTGATGGAGCACGATGAGCGAAGATGCTGTCCTCACTGTCTCCGTCCATTTGCGCTCGCCCAACATCTTCTTACGCATGTCTCAGAGGAGCATGGAGAG GACCAGCCATTACACTCATGCGAAATTTGTGAGGAGAATTTCCGATTTGCGGTTCAGCTTGAGAACCACGTTCTGAAACATGCGGCTGAGACAAAAAGCAG GTCAAATTCGAACACGCCGTCGCCAACTGAGCTGTTTCCTTGCCAGCAGTGCTCCATG GTGTTCTCCTCGCCATCTGCCCTACTCTCACACAGTAGGTCCCATACGGAATCGCAGAGACGTTGCCCGTTATGTGGACTTTCGTTCAACACTGCTAGCCGTTTCGAGAACCATGTACGGAAGCACGCAAGCACGACCAACTGCGTCTGCCAAATCTGCGGCGATGGATTCGCGAG CAGGGACGTCCTTGATCTTCACATGCAGGTGCACAAAGGAAATCTCGAACTTGGAGCACACAACCTGTTATCGTAG
- a CDS encoding hypothetical protein (NECATOR_CHRI.G2671.T1), with translation MEYLNERVLTVTPQRAARILVTQTQAHFVILRALKLADSVSRSLRCVWSRSMFTRAEAVGVVKHTWAGSFVRRTDRLNERKDLSQEMLNAFAGDEQRGGPTCLQHGWTSWVWPREDSSPSLTKIYAQVVFENCTISLPNQYELTRLVPNVCVLRFIRFNLFTTTENEIVSDLGDDVLQLSQPTQDENKIFAKKRKMQLDACSIKSEPCDDDVKSVCPSGELKLDCQFCGTSFESISELQTHTLRDHLPVPVPSLECQHCCAVLPSFAAFVLHMRGHLSDRDESKCPRCPLSFSDAQARLSHVISHFEVRKPLRFCMECGVSFSDSLSLGQHFMELHLKLQHLCTVCGQSCETQKEFTEHVLNHSNEATSLECGTCRVAFESRELLAMHVQLVHDREQPFDKTESAATMLRNGALLSPTIQKEIRILHCSVCDEKCYGEDALDEHRLFSHCKVPRSDACAACQAPLLTAEDFEKHTRMHTADLYMHCAVCRQSIRSETQLSLHCQFHMERRTDGEDSEQTCGICGKVLVNRYQLNVHLMEHDERRCCPHCLRPFALAQHLLTHVSEEHGEDQPLHSCEICEENFRFAVQLENHVLKHAAETKSRCSPRHLPYSHTVGPIRNRRDVARYVDFRSTLLAVSRTMYGSTQARPTASAKSAAMDSRAGTSLIFTCRCTKEISNLEHTTCYRSFFWTYQVFNAGFNPEDQEVLDDSADNVSMSRINIFKQPPPSEYKCENS, from the exons ATGGAGTATCTGAACGAAAGAGTGCTCACGGTTACGCCGCAACGTGCAGCGAGGATCCTTGTAACGCAAACGCAAGCTCACTTCGTCATTTTGCGAGCTCTCAAATTAGCCGATTCTGTTTCACGCAGTCTACGTTGCGTTTGGAGCAGATCCATGTTCACTCGGGCTGAAGCGGTCGGAGTTGtcaag CACACGTGGGCCGGTTCTTTTGTGAGGAGGACAGATAGGCTAAATGAACGTAAGGATttatcccaagagatgctgaACGCATTCGCCGGAGACGAACAACGAGGAGGACCGACGTGTTTGcaacacggatggaccagctgggTATGGCCTCGAGAGGACTCGTcaccgtcactcacgaag ATTTATGCCCAGGTGGTATTCGAAAACTGCACTATAAGTTTACCGAATCAATACGAGCTCACAAG ACTTGTTCCGAACGTATGCGTGTTGCGGTTCATCCGTTTTAACTTATTCACAACTACCGAGAATGAAATCGTATCTGATCTAGGCG ATGATGTGCTTCAACTTTCGCAGCCGACTcaagatgaaaacaaaatattcgCGAAGAAGAG aaaaatgcagCTGGACGCATGTTCGATTAAGTCCGAGCCATGCGACGATGACGTGAAGTCGGTCTGCCCGAGCGGTGAGCTGAAACTCGACTGCCAATTCTGTGGGACGTCATTCGAATCGATATCTGAACTCCAAACACACACTCTTCGTGACCATCTGCCGGTG CCGGTGCCGTCACTGGAGTGCCAGCACTGCTGCGCGGTGCTGCCCTCGTTCGCCGCCTTTGTGCTTCACATGCGAGGTCATCTGAGTGATCGCGATGAATCCAAATGTCCTCGCTGTCCGTTGTCTTTCAGTGATGCTCAG GCTCGCCTCTCTCACGTGATATCGCACTTCGAAGTCCGCAAACCATTACGTTTTTGTATGGAATGCGGAGTCTCCTTCAGCGACAGCCTATCCCTGGGGCAACATTTCATGGAGCTACACCTCAAACTGCAACATCTCTGCACTGTATGTGGGCAGAGCTGCGAAACCCAAAAAGAATTCACG GAACACGTGCTGAATCACTCAAATGAGGCGACATCGCTAGAATGCGGCACTTGTCGGGTTGCGTTCGAAAGTAGGGAGTTATTAGCTATGCACGTGCAGCTCGTGCATGACAG AGAGCAGCCTTTTGATAAGACGGAATCTGCCGCCACTATGCTACGAAACGGAGCGTTGCTGAGCCCAACAATCCAGAAAGAG ATCCGAATACTTCACTGTTCCGTTTGTGATGAGAAATGTTACGGTGAAGATGCACTGGACGAGCATAGGCTCTTCAGTCACTGCAAG GTCCCTCGTTCGGATGCATGTGCCGCATGTCAAGCACCGCTGCTAACAGCCGAAGATTTTGAGAAGCACACTAGAATGCACACTGCCGATCTGTACATGCACTGTGCTGTATGTCG GCAGTCTATACGTAGTGAGACGCAATTATCTTTGCATTGTCAATTCCACATGGAAAGAAGAACTGATGGTGAAGATAGTGAACAAACATGCGGAATATGTGGAAAG GTGCTTGTGAATCGCTACCAGCTGAATGTGCATTTGATGGAGCACGATGAGCGAAGATGCTGTCCTCACTGTCTCCGTCCATTTGCGCTCGCCCAACATCTTCTTACGCATGTCTCAGAGGAGCATGGAGAG GACCAGCCATTACACTCATGCGAAATTTGTGAGGAGAATTTCCGATTTGCGGTTCAGCTTGAGAACCACGTTCTGAAACATGCGGCTGAGACAAAAAGCAG GTGTTCTCCTCGCCATCTGCCCTACTCTCACACAGTAGGTCCCATACGGAATCGCAGAGACGTTGCCCGTTATGTGGACTTTCGTTCAACACTGCTAGCCGTTTCGAGAACCATGTACGGAAGCACGCAAGCACGACCAACTGCGTCTGCCAAATCTGCGGCGATGGATTCGCGAG CAGGGACGTCCTTGATCTTCACATGCAGGTGCACAAAGGAAATCTCGAACTTGGAGCACACAACCTGTTATCGTAGCTTTTTCTGGACATATCAAGTGTTTAATGCGGGCTTTAATCCTGAAGATCAAGAGGTCCTAGATGATTCAGCTGATAATGTTTCTATGAGCAGAATAAATATATTCAAACAACCGCCTCCGTCAGAGTACAAGTGTGAAAATTCATGA
- a CDS encoding hypothetical protein (NECATOR_CHRI.G2672.T1) — MKLGFDSNVVASMSQFQLEQSSVIKTAPPGRQLEFSPKNEPIDLAPLTQSNLQDLSKMQPIDLNYYNTNYQRAYEYAAIGLGGHNQSSLIPTPSTAGQLYYGFPNGVVQQDWGRPMDTYTAYPRATTLQYNPQENQQERVYKGVDMPSPVDSGIGADLSMITGAKEEFFQTDSMLDRSAERALSHRDSPVVIPKLHNPLGFQYVLEAPISTSIRKEDDRMTYVNKGQFYTVSLDYIPDINKPLKSVTVKSQLMIVFREDKTYEEEIKTWQFWHSRQHSAKQRILEVDSKNSSGMIGQIEEIAHNAVQFYWNPSENGVKISIATQCLSTDFSNQKGVKGLPLHVQIDTYDGENDKQPFHRGYCQIKVFCDKGAERKLRDEDKRNQKRKLAGALSGRKKTDGEYHEPCERSEFYHMRELDKPAALFIAPDEYDSRYLDGSSLGYDGLSDMEPVAKRPRPSERIMLYVRKRDDQIYTPLHVIPPSLDGLAQAVAHKFGIDSQKISGLYKRCAKGVTVKMDDDMLRHYCNEDTFILDVEPAPEDSSCFAATLVEIMPPQYQSSSG; from the exons ATGAAGCTAGGCTTCGACTCGAACGTCGTCGCCAGCATGTCTCAATTCCAACTTGAACAATCATCCGTCATCAAAACCGCCCCTCCAGGACGTCAGCTAGAATTTTCGCCCAAG AATGAGCCGATCGATTTGGCGCCACTTACGCAGTCCAATCTGCAGGACCTATCGAAGATGCAGCCAATCGACCTGAATTACTACAATACAAATTACCAACGAGCGTACGAGTATGCTGCTATCGGGCTCGGCGGGCATAATCAGTCCTCATTAATCCCCACTCCCTCAACTGCCGGACAACTTTACTATGGATTCCCGAACGGTGTCGTCCAGCAGGACTGGGGTAGACCGATGGACACTTACACGGCCTACCCTCGAGCCACTACACTTCAGTACAACCCGCAGGAGAACCAACAGGAGCGAGTTTACAAAGGAGTAGATATGCCAAGCCCGGTGGATTCGGGAATAGGAGCCGACCTATCGATGATAACAGGAGCAAAGGAGGAGTTCTTCCAAACAGACTCGATGCTTGATCGATCGGCCGAACGGGCACTTAGCCATCGAGATTCGCCAGTAGTTATACCGAAATT ACACAACCCGCTAGGTTTTCAATATGTTCTCGAAGCGCCGATCTCGACGTCTATTCGGAAAGAAGATGACCGGATGACCTACGTGAACAAGGGGCAGTTCTACACTGTATCCCTCGACTACATCCCCGACATCAACAAACCGCTGAAAAGCGTCACCGTCAAG AGTCAGCTGATGATCGTCTTCCGAGAAGACAAAACTTACGAAGAAGAGATCAAAACATGGCAGTTTTGGCACAGCCGTCAGCATTCCGCCAAGCAACGAATTCTAGAAGTGGACAGCAAGAACAGCTCAGGAATGATTGGCCAAATCGAGGAGATCGCTCACAATGCTGTGCAATTCTACTGGAATCCTTCTGAAAATGGTGTCAAG ATCAGCATCGCCACACAGTGCCTCTCGACAGACTTTTCGAACCAGAAAGGCGTGAAGGGTCTACCGTTGCACGTCCAGATCGACACATACGATGGCGAAAACGATAAGCAGCCATTTCATCGGGGGTACTGTCAGATCAAGGTGTTCTGCGACAAG GGTGCCGAGCGAAAGTTGCGAGACGAAGACAAACGAAATCAAAAACGCAAACTAGCAG GAGCcttgtctggaaggaaaaagacAGACGGTGAGTACCACGAACCATGTGAGCGCTCCGAGTTCTATCACATGAGGGAATTGGATAAGCCGGCTGCTTTGTTTATTGCACCTGATGAGTATGACTCACGGTATTTGGACGGATCCTCGTTGGGATACGATGGTTTGTCGGATATGGAGCCCGTCGCGAAACGACCGCGACCGTCCGAACGGA TAATGTTGTACGTTCGGAAACGGGACGATCAGATCTACACGCCGTTGCATGTGATCCCCCCGTCACTGGATGGTTTGGCCCAAGCAGTCGCACACAAGTTCGGAATCGATTCGCAAAAA ATCAGCGGTCTGTACAAGCGATGTGCGAAAGGAGTAACAGTAAAGATGGACGACGATATGCTCCGCCATTACTGCAACGAGGACACCTTTATTCTGGATGTTGAGCCGGCTCCTGAGGACTCATCTTGTTTTGCAGCCACCTTAGTGGAGATTATGCCGCCGCAATATCAATCCAGCTCAGGTTGA
- a CDS encoding hypothetical protein (NECATOR_CHRI.G2673.T1) — MCDITTRKAHINLISGNKAGFVNEVAIIRIYTTTAAAAVAALAYTTPRRRPMSMSVGLKDLKLALLSSTENRENVRFVAELWFETDAMWSLMILKPDIVAHPVLLRATLRELLDAGIVIGGARKVQLTREKAKKLYEAHRDKFFFYRLVRHVTSGPIVAMRVNGDVRRILGSSRLYPLPIEGEFSTIRQRCSLSDVRNVAHASDSEATEKELALFEPLLPARRFLDEILKC; from the exons GTCGCAATCATACGCATTTacaccaccaccgccgccgccgctgTTGCTGCGCTCGCGTACACAACGCCGCGACGACGACCGATGTCGATGTCGGTCGGACTAAAGG ACTTGAAATTGGCACTACTTTCTTCTACCGAAAATCGTGAAAATGTTCGATTTGTTGCAGAACTCTGGTTCGAGACTGATGCAATGTGGTCTCTTATGATCCTCAAACCAGACATTGTTGCACATCCGGTGTTACTTAGG GCAACGCTGCGCGAGCTCCTTGATGCAGGCATTGTGATCGGTGGGGCGAGGAAAGTCCAATTGACCAGGGAAAAGGCGAAGAAGTTGTACGAGGCTCATAGAG acaaattcttcttctatcGACTAGTCCGACATGTGACGAG CGGCCCCATAGTCGCAATGCGTGTGAATGGAGATGTTCGAAGAATTTTAGGCAGTAGCCGCCTTTATCCACTGCCGATCGAAGGAGAATTCTCTACGATTAGGCAACGATGTTCGCTCTCCGACGTGCGGAATGTGGCTCATGCGTCGGATTCCGAAGCAACCGAGAAAGAGCTAGCCCTATTTGAGCCCCTCCTGCCAGCTCGACGTTTTTTGGACGAAATACTCAAGTGCTGA